The Phycisphaeraceae bacterium genome window below encodes:
- a CDS encoding UMP kinase gives MPTAATAKKPGRSKKSSVPVPRYRRALLKISGEAFCKPGEFGIDGVELDLIAREIIAAARQGTELAVVVGGGNIIRGARLAEEGHIAHATADYMGMLGTVLNGLALKEMLEKLGQPARVLSALNLSAVAETFIRGRAIRHLEKGRVVIFVAGTGNPFFTTDTAAALRATEIGADVLLKATKVDGIYDKDPMKHKDAKRFDRLTFREVINRRLEVMDLTAFSMCMERSIPIVVFDMKTPGHIAQAVRGESSGTRVEG, from the coding sequence ATGCCTACTGCCGCCACCGCCAAGAAGCCCGGACGCTCGAAAAAATCCTCAGTTCCGGTGCCTCGCTATCGTCGAGCACTACTGAAGATCAGTGGTGAGGCGTTCTGTAAGCCGGGTGAGTTCGGGATAGACGGCGTCGAACTCGACCTGATCGCCCGTGAAATCATCGCGGCGGCAAGACAGGGAACCGAGCTTGCGGTCGTCGTAGGCGGCGGCAACATCATCCGGGGAGCGCGATTGGCAGAGGAAGGTCACATCGCCCACGCAACCGCAGATTACATGGGCATGCTCGGAACCGTGCTCAACGGGTTGGCACTGAAAGAGATGCTCGAAAAGCTCGGCCAGCCGGCGCGGGTGCTGAGTGCTCTCAACCTGTCCGCGGTGGCGGAGACCTTTATCCGCGGACGGGCGATCCGCCACTTGGAAAAAGGGCGCGTGGTGATCTTTGTCGCCGGTACGGGAAACCCCTTTTTCACAACGGACACAGCGGCTGCACTACGGGCAACAGAGATTGGTGCTGATGTATTGCTCAAAGCCACGAAAGTGGACGGGATTTATGACAAAGATCCCATGAAACATAAGGATGCGAAACGCTTCGACAGGCTGACCTTCCGTGAGGTCATCAACCGCCGGCTGGAGGTAATGGACCTGACCGCTTTTTCGATGTGCATGGAGCGCAGCATCCCGATCGTGGTATTCGACATGAAGACTCCCGGCCACATCGCTCAGGCAGTACGCGGCGAATCCAGCGGGACCAGGGTGGAAGGATGA
- the frr gene encoding ribosome recycling factor, with translation MDLDEIQLTTEEAMEKAVDYLKQELRGVRTGRASTGLVDFVKVDYYGSSTDLRSLALVTVPEPTQILIKPFDASTVQLIVKAIQSAGLGLNPVSEGKAVRLTLPSLSGERRQQLAGSIKQMGEQAKVTIRNARRDGNKHLDAAVKDKTLHISEDAAEAAKNNIQDLVKKYEGIVEEQVAAKTKEVMAI, from the coding sequence ATGGACCTTGATGAAATTCAGTTGACGACCGAAGAAGCCATGGAAAAGGCTGTGGACTACCTCAAGCAGGAGCTGCGCGGGGTAAGGACAGGACGTGCATCGACAGGCCTCGTCGATTTTGTAAAGGTGGACTATTACGGCTCCTCGACGGATCTGCGCTCACTCGCACTGGTGACGGTGCCTGAGCCGACGCAGATTTTGATCAAGCCGTTTGACGCATCAACCGTGCAACTGATTGTCAAAGCAATCCAGAGTGCCGGCCTGGGGCTTAACCCCGTCTCAGAAGGCAAAGCCGTTCGACTCACGCTGCCGTCACTTTCGGGTGAGCGGCGTCAGCAATTGGCCGGATCGATCAAGCAGATGGGTGAACAGGCCAAGGTCACCATCCGCAACGCCCGGCGGGATGGGAACAAACACCTTGATGCAGCCGTAAAAGATAAGACGCTGCACATCAGCGAAGATGCAGCGGAAGCGGCGAAAAACAACATTCAAGATCTGGTAAAGAAGTATGAGGGTATCGTAGAGGAGCAGGTGGCAGCCAAGACGAAGGAAGTCATGGCTATTTGA
- a CDS encoding ATP-dependent Clp protease proteolytic subunit: MASSAPYQRYREMTIDEMLLENRVIFLVGEINYSTATGVIMRLLHLQNQKQGVDINLYINSPGGSVDDTLAIYDTMKFLNCDVATYCIGKAMSGGAIVLASGTKGKRFILPHARVMIHQPFGGVYGQTSDVQIQAEEILKSKKQLNELLSKHTGRPVEQIEADSERDRHFSAEEAKAYGLVDEVLDRGGEAGKASAAAGVNS, translated from the coding sequence ATGGCGTCGTCCGCGCCGTACCAGCGCTATCGCGAGATGACGATTGACGAGATGTTGCTCGAAAATCGCGTCATCTTTCTCGTCGGTGAGATCAACTACAGCACAGCGACCGGCGTCATCATGCGTCTGCTCCACCTGCAAAATCAGAAGCAGGGTGTCGATATCAACCTCTACATCAACTCCCCCGGCGGCAGCGTCGATGACACGCTGGCTATCTATGACACGATGAAGTTCCTCAACTGCGATGTCGCCACCTACTGCATCGGTAAGGCGATGTCCGGCGGAGCGATCGTGCTGGCCAGCGGCACCAAAGGCAAGCGGTTTATCCTCCCGCACGCCCGCGTGATGATCCATCAACCCTTCGGCGGAGTGTACGGCCAGACCAGCGATGTGCAGATTCAGGCGGAAGAAATCCTCAAGAGCAAAAAGCAACTCAACGAGTTGCTCTCCAAGCACACCGGTCGGCCGGTCGAACAAATCGAAGCGGACTCCGAACGCGATCGCCATTTCAGTGCCGAGGAAGCCAAAGCCTATGGATTGGTGGATGAGGTGCTTGATCGCGGCGGTGAAGCAGGTAAAGCCTCCGCTGCCGCTGGGGTTAATTCCTGA
- a CDS encoding O-methyltransferase, whose amino-acid sequence MPSSPDVKSFAAQGAGLAGYVEKTFHPEDEILADIRKRAATAGLPAIHVSPFDGRLLEVIARAARAKKIVEIGTLAGLSGVCLARALPEGGVLHTFEFEKKHAEVARESFRKGNLENRVKIHIGPAMQNLSAIEAEGPFDLVFIDADKENYPNYLAWAARHLRPAGVVLCDNAFAWGLVAVADDAAELKQGHHAAARKAILATNAAIADQKGPWRGMMLPTGEGLVMGVRK is encoded by the coding sequence GTGCCAAGTTCCCCCGATGTCAAATCGTTTGCTGCTCAAGGCGCTGGTCTGGCTGGTTATGTCGAAAAAACATTTCACCCTGAGGACGAAATTCTTGCGGATATTCGGAAAAGAGCCGCTACAGCGGGTTTGCCTGCGATTCACGTGTCCCCTTTTGACGGCCGTCTGCTGGAAGTGATCGCCCGCGCAGCACGAGCAAAAAAGATCGTCGAGATCGGCACACTGGCAGGTCTTTCAGGTGTCTGTCTTGCGCGTGCGCTGCCGGAGGGAGGCGTACTGCACACGTTTGAGTTTGAGAAGAAGCACGCGGAGGTCGCTCGTGAGTCTTTCCGAAAGGGCAATCTCGAAAATCGAGTCAAAATCCACATAGGCCCGGCGATGCAAAATCTTTCTGCCATTGAAGCCGAGGGGCCGTTCGATCTGGTTTTTATCGACGCTGACAAAGAGAACTACCCGAACTATCTAGCCTGGGCAGCCAGGCATCTTCGTCCAGCAGGCGTTGTGTTGTGTGATAACGCATTTGCGTGGGGTCTTGTCGCCGTCGCTGACGATGCTGCGGAGTTAAAGCAGGGGCACCACGCCGCAGCGAGAAAGGCAATCCTCGCAACCAATGCCGCGATTGCCGACCAGAAGGGTCCATGGCGCGGCATGATGCTACCTACCGGTGAAGGGTTGGTGATGGGGGTCAGGAAGTAG
- a CDS encoding DUF4159 domain-containing protein translates to MTQTRNIVCLAAYLIALLLSAGLAQRALAQASGPPAAAPALKGSDLNIDQIDDAIDKAITALYKLEPTYTFPPEYAFTRYYDQETRNMMGNHALACWAMLAAGESYQNPPLYRRINWVLSSDAPYVYDRGMRATMLNELPHQRWGPWINRDGLWLQSALTDEGNFSDEYTGDPVKGAGDNANGQYGVFGLLNYTRSSRKGISTEKWKKIDQYWRDAQQKTEKDLAAGWGVYSFAKDLSGKDRFNSRVSGPMTAGAVASLSITERFLYGPTMTDPKRDNVSTHLRKGLRWLDENFSLDDKDEAADWYYYMWTIQRVGGATGYRTFNGIDWFRDVTARILSQQQSDGTFRGDKGIMLSTGFALLYLSKANDPLAIAKVRFKTIGSEGKPIDGAWNNRPHDIWNFVDYASDQYEVSTAWQIAELTQPVYELMESPILYLATDQKFTLSDKEVDTLRDYINAGGFLILNAEGKQPNEAVKSFRDLGTKLFPKLEFKKPPKDHPFYNLHQGVSLGLAMEVVDNGMRPLIAMFPGDLSQYLQTNDVAGRNDAFPVMSNMYLYVTGMNPRRTRLNNNYIVENSTRPAGTILAARIKTGGNYDPEPASLQQLKALLHNKFNTDLQYTSVTPDQLTNQKIAFLTTTGDPESALTDSDAAAIRTWIERGGTLWLDPASGREAASKASLSMLAKILPSGRSVPMAPDNPILTGKGLPGGFDNTRVRYRFFAMSRMGPEHKPRLQSVELGNRVAIVYSAEDLTCGLAGLDHWSIYGYTPEFARRLVVNGVLQAMKNPEPGAAAAATPEAAPSTPTTAPGTPSATPANQPAGSFIPAAPK, encoded by the coding sequence ATGACTCAAACCCGCAACATAGTTTGTCTTGCCGCGTACCTTATAGCCTTGCTGTTGAGTGCAGGACTCGCTCAGAGAGCACTTGCTCAGGCTTCAGGTCCGCCAGCCGCCGCACCAGCCTTAAAGGGATCCGATCTCAATATCGATCAGATCGACGATGCGATCGATAAGGCCATTACCGCTCTCTACAAGCTGGAGCCCACCTATACCTTTCCGCCTGAGTACGCCTTCACAAGGTATTACGATCAGGAAACCCGGAACATGATGGGTAACCACGCACTGGCGTGCTGGGCCATGCTCGCCGCCGGTGAAAGTTATCAAAACCCGCCTCTCTACCGACGCATCAACTGGGTGCTGTCCAGCGACGCACCCTATGTTTACGACCGCGGCATGCGGGCCACCATGTTGAATGAACTGCCCCACCAACGCTGGGGGCCGTGGATCAACCGTGACGGCCTTTGGCTTCAGAGTGCCCTGACTGACGAAGGCAACTTCAGCGACGAGTACACCGGCGATCCGGTCAAAGGTGCTGGTGACAACGCCAACGGACAGTATGGCGTATTCGGACTGCTCAATTACACCCGTTCCTCTCGCAAAGGAATCTCCACTGAAAAGTGGAAGAAGATTGACCAATACTGGCGTGACGCCCAACAAAAGACGGAGAAGGATCTTGCGGCCGGCTGGGGTGTTTACAGCTTCGCCAAAGATCTTTCAGGTAAGGATCGATTCAACTCTCGCGTTTCAGGGCCGATGACCGCCGGTGCCGTCGCCAGCCTCAGCATCACCGAACGGTTTCTCTACGGGCCGACCATGACCGACCCGAAACGGGACAATGTCTCGACCCACCTTCGTAAGGGGCTCCGCTGGCTGGATGAAAATTTCTCTCTGGACGACAAAGACGAAGCGGCTGACTGGTACTACTACATGTGGACCATCCAGCGCGTCGGTGGTGCCACCGGTTATCGCACATTCAATGGCATCGACTGGTTCCGCGATGTCACCGCCCGCATCCTCTCCCAGCAACAGTCCGATGGAACTTTCAGAGGTGATAAAGGGATCATGCTCTCCACGGGCTTCGCCCTTCTTTACCTTTCCAAAGCCAATGACCCGCTGGCGATCGCTAAAGTTCGTTTTAAGACCATCGGGTCGGAGGGGAAACCCATTGACGGCGCGTGGAACAATCGCCCGCACGATATCTGGAACTTTGTGGACTATGCCAGTGATCAATACGAAGTCAGCACCGCGTGGCAAATCGCTGAGCTGACGCAGCCCGTCTATGAACTCATGGAAAGCCCGATCCTTTATCTGGCCACCGATCAAAAGTTCACGCTCAGCGATAAGGAAGTGGACACCCTTCGCGATTACATCAACGCAGGCGGTTTTCTCATCCTCAATGCTGAGGGCAAACAACCCAATGAAGCAGTCAAGAGTTTCCGCGATCTGGGCACCAAGCTGTTCCCGAAACTCGAATTCAAGAAACCACCCAAAGATCACCCTTTCTATAACCTGCACCAGGGGGTCTCGCTGGGTCTCGCGATGGAAGTCGTCGATAACGGAATGCGTCCGTTGATTGCGATGTTCCCCGGCGACCTGAGCCAGTACCTCCAGACCAACGATGTGGCAGGGCGCAATGACGCGTTTCCCGTCATGTCCAATATGTATCTCTATGTCACGGGGATGAACCCCCGCCGCACACGACTCAATAACAATTACATCGTTGAAAACTCCACAAGGCCCGCCGGAACAATTCTCGCTGCGAGAATCAAAACCGGAGGCAACTATGACCCGGAACCCGCATCTCTCCAGCAGCTAAAGGCTCTGCTCCACAATAAGTTCAACACCGACCTCCAATACACAAGCGTGACTCCGGACCAACTGACCAATCAAAAGATTGCTTTCCTCACCACGACGGGTGATCCGGAATCCGCGCTAACCGACAGCGACGCGGCGGCAATCCGTACGTGGATTGAGCGCGGCGGCACACTCTGGCTCGACCCCGCCAGTGGCCGCGAAGCCGCATCCAAAGCCTCGCTCAGCATGCTCGCCAAGATCCTCCCCAGCGGCCGCAGTGTACCCATGGCACCGGATAATCCCATTCTCACCGGCAAGGGATTACCGGGTGGGTTTGATAACACCCGTGTTCGCTACCGTTTCTTTGCGATGAGTCGAATGGGCCCTGAGCACAAGCCACGCCTCCAGTCCGTCGAACTGGGCAACCGAGTAGCGATTGTTTACTCAGCAGAAGATCTGACCTGCGGTCTCGCTGGACTCGATCACTGGTCGATCTATGGCTACACCCCTGAATTTGCCCGCCGTCTCGTGGTAAACGGCGTGCTCCAAGCCATGAAAAACCCCGAACCGGGTGCCGCCGCGGCTGCGACGCCGGAAGCAGCACCATCTACACCCACAACAGCACCTGGCACACCCAGCGCCACTCCTGCCAACCAGCCGGCAGGTTCATTCATCCCTGCTGCGCCCAAGTAG
- a CDS encoding fatty acid desaturase: MATQGTSEIKESEAESDSSTATAQSRVLWYRCRIPREELSYLNKRSDLLGFAQTLGYLGLLTATGVAAVVLVGRIPWPFIVLIVFFHGMCWNFMINAFHELVHYSVFKTQWLNAFFLRIVSFLGWYSHHHFWASHTEHHKYTLHPPDDLEVVLPQKYTLKGFWMRAIIHPIGFWETLKFHCRHAAGRVEGQWENHLFNVKKIVDRRTLRNWSRMVLAGQFLIVASSVALAIWLKMPRLYMIPVVVTFAPFYAGGLHFLCNSSQHVGLKDNVADFRLCCRTIYLNPFVQFLYWHMNYHTEHHMYAAVPCYKLGRLHRIIKSEMPECPRGLYATWKGIAAILERQKTEPGWQFEAKLPPR; the protein is encoded by the coding sequence ATGGCTACACAGGGAACGTCCGAGATAAAAGAGTCGGAGGCGGAGTCTGATTCTTCGACCGCGACTGCGCAGTCGCGTGTGTTGTGGTACCGCTGCCGCATACCGCGCGAGGAGTTGAGTTATCTCAACAAGCGCAGCGACTTACTCGGTTTCGCGCAGACGCTGGGTTACCTTGGACTATTGACGGCGACCGGAGTTGCCGCTGTCGTTCTTGTTGGTCGAATTCCGTGGCCGTTCATCGTATTGATTGTCTTTTTCCATGGGATGTGTTGGAACTTCATGATCAACGCATTTCACGAGCTGGTTCACTATTCTGTTTTTAAGACGCAGTGGCTGAACGCCTTCTTTCTTCGCATCGTCAGTTTTCTGGGCTGGTACAGCCATCATCACTTTTGGGCCAGCCACACGGAGCATCACAAGTACACGCTTCATCCGCCGGATGATCTTGAAGTCGTATTACCCCAGAAGTACACACTGAAGGGCTTCTGGATGAGGGCGATCATTCATCCGATTGGTTTTTGGGAGACGCTCAAGTTTCATTGTCGTCATGCCGCCGGACGGGTTGAGGGACAATGGGAAAACCATTTATTCAACGTGAAAAAAATCGTTGACCGCCGGACGCTGCGTAACTGGTCGCGTATGGTGCTCGCGGGTCAGTTCTTGATTGTCGCCAGCTCCGTGGCGTTAGCGATCTGGTTGAAGATGCCTCGGCTTTACATGATTCCGGTCGTAGTGACGTTTGCTCCGTTTTATGCTGGAGGGCTGCATTTCCTCTGCAACAGTTCGCAGCATGTCGGGCTCAAGGATAACGTGGCGGACTTCCGCCTCTGTTGCCGCACGATCTACCTGAACCCGTTCGTGCAGTTTCTTTACTGGCATATGAACTATCACACAGAGCATCACATGTACGCGGCTGTGCCGTGCTACAAACTCGGACGTCTGCACCGGATCATTAAGTCAGAAATGCCTGAATGTCCTCGCGGTCTGTACGCGACCTGGAAGGGGATTGCAGCCATACTGGAACGACAGAAGACGGAACCGGGCTGGCAATTTGAGGCGAAGCTGCCTCCGCGATGA
- a CDS encoding radical SAM protein — translation MTAHAQKFSDIDMEAVIAGTARLSRQQAVTLFHEASLHDLGRWATAVADRVMANAYPQTPRIRTYVIDRNINYTNICSANCTFCAFKRDEGDKDAYTLNIAQLHDKIRELVAIGGTQILLQGGMHPHLPIEFYEDMLSSIRTAFPTVHIHGFSPPEFVEFVAVFDIKGFPTTAPGKSHEIPREVWLAKLETILRRLMAAGLASIPGGGGEIFAEHVRRRIGLGKATADQWIDVMSMGHRLGMFTSGTMMFGHIEGIADRIDHMARLRDAQDLAIKNNWPGRYVSFIAWPFQRENTPMGRLKEWNAQTDGEFPGDVLADRGKDAPGASLAGKRLRLSGVSDYLRTQAIARLFMDNIQSIGSSWVTMGPKIGQLALYFGATDLGSVMMEENVVSAAGTTYCLNEALLCRLIRDSGYLPAQRDNRYRILKLNDSSDSPDLRVKDWSTQRVAKLHQEKHESPSLTEVELTVKVER, via the coding sequence ATGACCGCTCATGCCCAGAAATTTTCCGACATCGATATGGAGGCAGTGATAGCTGGCACCGCGAGGTTGTCACGCCAGCAGGCGGTGACCCTATTCCATGAGGCATCCTTGCACGACCTTGGCCGGTGGGCGACCGCTGTTGCCGATCGGGTGATGGCGAACGCCTACCCGCAGACGCCGCGCATTCGTACCTATGTCATTGATCGAAATATCAATTACACCAATATCTGCTCAGCCAACTGTACCTTTTGCGCCTTCAAGCGTGACGAGGGCGATAAGGACGCCTATACGCTCAATATTGCGCAGTTACATGACAAAATCCGCGAGCTGGTCGCCATCGGCGGAACGCAGATTCTTCTTCAAGGCGGCATGCATCCGCACTTGCCGATTGAGTTTTACGAAGACATGCTCAGCTCAATCCGCACAGCGTTTCCGACAGTGCATATTCACGGATTCAGTCCGCCGGAATTTGTCGAGTTCGTAGCGGTTTTTGATATCAAGGGCTTTCCCACGACCGCACCGGGTAAGAGTCACGAGATACCTCGCGAGGTTTGGCTGGCGAAGCTGGAGACGATCCTGCGTCGGCTCATGGCTGCGGGGCTGGCATCCATCCCTGGCGGCGGCGGTGAAATCTTTGCCGAGCATGTCCGCCGACGCATCGGTCTGGGTAAAGCCACAGCCGATCAGTGGATCGATGTCATGTCGATGGGCCACCGTCTGGGTATGTTCACCAGTGGGACGATGATGTTTGGTCACATCGAGGGAATTGCTGATCGCATTGACCATATGGCCCGCCTGCGCGACGCTCAGGATCTGGCTATCAAAAACAACTGGCCGGGACGTTACGTGTCATTTATCGCCTGGCCGTTCCAGCGCGAAAACACTCCGATGGGCCGGCTCAAGGAATGGAACGCGCAAACGGACGGCGAGTTCCCCGGAGATGTTCTGGCCGATCGAGGAAAGGATGCACCGGGGGCTAGCCTGGCGGGTAAGCGGCTGCGTTTATCGGGTGTGAGCGATTACCTCCGCACGCAGGCAATCGCCCGGCTTTTCATGGACAACATCCAGTCAATCGGCTCATCATGGGTCACCATGGGGCCGAAGATCGGTCAGTTAGCTCTCTATTTCGGAGCTACTGATCTGGGCAGCGTGATGATGGAGGAAAACGTCGTCAGCGCAGCGGGTACCACGTATTGCCTTAATGAGGCGTTGCTTTGCCGACTCATTCGGGATTCAGGGTACTTACCCGCGCAGCGAGATAATCGCTATCGCATTCTGAAGCTCAACGACTCTTCCGACTCTCCCGACCTGCGCGTGAAAGATTGGAGCACGCAACGTGTAGCCAAACTTCATCAGGAAAAGCACGAGTCACCCAGCTTGACGGAGGTCGAGCTGACCGTGAAGGTTGAGCGGTGA